One genomic region from Mytilus trossulus isolate FHL-02 chromosome 9, PNRI_Mtr1.1.1.hap1, whole genome shotgun sequence encodes:
- the LOC134683171 gene encoding uncharacterized protein LOC134683171: MSVKRMNYIELSKFLTNKGLSDTGKKSITENEITGQMLFEFCEEDIQDAFSVFRDRFTIRKVLREQKSTENQSSSVVSPNRPSLPSANHQALPSLPSANHQVLSSQQYKHCDLNKQSSNSFSNKPVSSSNQQNNVYSHQHHQPTRGVISLVSSEPERSSPMKTQVNPAFMSPSRTVSSPPIRREETQSRRQSIELMNEKVSSTDEYSPHRDRKVIERVDDSQLNIYDSAVDALVSLSKHIGSDSNLQQRTGSTEFRKDPKSHSPSTCSKTASTNSSNIIHQNQIQLYQMPSASSIYGLNYDCTYAWSVMSSKVKTFTADELLSKRSRYAKPTEAQRLGGILIRNAAHAAGIWKDAPCLHEINVPQKKEFFKFIVSLAPQLSASQNTIFTRLREALQNRRKYLLDKKLGKVQARRKRGSSDLSIEIADSGSFVDLSGLPDDFEDESMDSSADDDVKFRMNNEEIQIKTEAIVKKE; the protein is encoded by the exons ATGAGTGTTAAACGGATGAATTATATCGAGCTGTCGAAGTTTCTTACAAACAAAGGATTATCTGATACGGGAAAGAAAAGTATTACAG aaaatgaaattacaggacagatgttatttgaattttgtgAAGAGGACATTCAGGATGCGTTTTCTGTGTTCAGAGACAGATTTACAATACGGAAAGTATTAAGGGAACAAAAATCAACAGAAAACCAGTCGTCCTCAGTCGTCTCCCCTAACCGGCCCTCGTTACCATCAGCCAATCATCAAGCTCTGCCTTCATTACCATCAGCCAATCACCAAGTTCTTAGTTCCCAACAATATAAACATTGCGATTTAAATAAACAGTCGTCtaattcattttcaaacaaaCCTGTTTCGTCATCAAATCAACAAAACAATGTATACAGTCACCAACATCATCAGCCAACTCgtggagttatttcccttgtgTCATCGGAACCTGAACGGAGTTCTCCGATGAAGACTCAAGTAAACCCAGCATTTATGTCTCCAAGTCGGACTGTATCATCGCCACCAATCAGAAGAGAGGAGACCCAATCAAGGCGTCAGTCGATCGAGTTAATGAATGAAAAGGTTTCTAGTACGGACGAATATAGTCCTCATCGCGATCGGAAAGTAATAGAAAGAGTTGATGATAGCCAACTGAACATTTATGACTCGGCAGTTGATGCACTAGTGTCATTGTCAAAACATATTGGCAGTGACTCTAACTTACAACAGAGAACCGGTTCGACTGAATTTCGTAAAGATCCGAAAAGTCATTCgccttcaacatgttcaaagacTGCGTCTACAAATTCGTCAAATATCatacatcaaaatcaaatacagcTATATCAAATGCCATCTGCAAGTAGCATATATGGCTTAAATTACGATTGTACATATGCATGGAGTGTCATGTCAAGTAAAGTGAAAACTTTTACAGCAGACGAACTGTTGTCAAAGAGATCACGTTATGCCAAACCAACGGAAGCACAACGATTGGGCGGAATACTTATTAGAAATGCAGCACATGCAGCAGGTATATGGAAGGATGCACCATGTTTGCATGAAATCAATGTTCCCCAAAAGaaagaatttttcaaatttattgtttcTTTAGCTCCGCAGTTATCTGCTAGTCAAAATACTATATTTACTAGGTTGAGGGAAGCTCTTCAAAATAGGAGGAAGTATCTTCTGGACAAGAAACTTGGTAAAGTACAGGCAAGACGTAAACGAGGCTCTAGCGATCTCAGTATAGAAATCGCAGATAGTGGATCGTTTGTGGATCTGTCTGGCTTACCCGATGATTTTGAAGACGAAAGTATGGATAGTAGTGCAGACGATGACGTCAAATTTCGAATGAATAATGAGGAAATCCAGATTAAAACAGAAGCAATTGTAAaaaaggaataa